TTCCGTGATAGTCGCTTCCCGCCGTGGGGAAAAGCCCCAGCCCGGAAGCAATGGAGAGGTACTGGAAAATCTGTTCGGCAGTATGTTTTGCAGAAATGCATTCCAGGCCCCAGAGCCCCCATTCCTTCAGCTTTCCGGCGATAAGGCGGATTTCAGCGTAGCTCTCGGCAGTCTGGACCGGATGGGCCAAAACCGCTACTCCGCCTGCCTCGCGGATGAGGGAAATGCAGTCTTCCGGAGAAAGACGCTCCCGGTGGGCGTATGCGGGCCCGGAATTGCCGAGGTACCTGGAAAAGGCAGCCCCCACGTCCTGAACATATCCCTTCCTCACCATGACCTTTGCCATGTGAGGACGGGCCACCACATCTCCCGCTGCTTCCGCCTCCACCTCCTCAAGGGTGATGTCGAAGCCGAGCTTGCGGAGGTTCCGGCACATCTCCTCGTTTCTCCAGTCCCGGGCTTTCCGTACCGATTCCAGGGTCTCCGCGAGACGGGGATGGGTGTAATCAAACCTGTATCCGAGGATATGCATGGTGGAGGGATAATCGGCGGAAAGCTCCACTCCCGCTACGGCCCTGACGTTGAGGCGGGAACAGGCGGCCATAAAAGAAGGGAGCCCCGCCGTGGTGTCGTGGTCGGTGAGGCTCATTACCGAAATTCCCCTGTTTTTTCCCTGGGCGGCAAGCTGTTCCGGGGTCAGTGATCCGTCAGAGAAGGTGCTGTGGAGATGAAGGTCGATAAGGATCATCCAGGATCGTCAGCTTCCGGAGGCCTCTTCATCGAGAATGGAGTCGATCTCGAAGAGAACGGCGAGATCGAGAAGAACGATGAGGCGACCGTCCTCATGCTTGGCCACGCCGAGAATGTACTTCCGGTCCATGGACGTGTTGATCTGGGCTGCGGATTCTATCTGGGCGTCGTAAATGGTGCACACTTCGCGGACGGAATCGACGATGATGCCGAAGAGGATTTCGTTCCACGACACGACCACGATACGGGCCTCGTCGGTGAGCTCTTTCTGCACCATGCCGATTTTCAGTTCCATGTCGAAAACGGGGACGATGGACCCCCGGAGGTTTATGACCCCGCGGATGTATCCGGGAGAATTGGGAACCCTGGTGATGAAGGGAGGAACCCGAACGATCTCCCGGACGTAGTTCACGTCGAGGCCGAAGGCCTCGTCCCGGAGGGAGAACACCAGGGTGATATGCTCCCTTCCCCTGCTTTCCAGGTCTTTCTGCTGCAGATTGCCGTCGTTTTTCAGCGTTTGCATCCGTTTAACCTCCCGGTGTTTCTGAGTGAAAAGAGCCGATTAAATCCATGGTTCATGGTGCAGAGTCTCCCCGTTTTCAAGGACGAAGATCCGGATGCCGGAGCGGTCCAGAACGGCAGCGCTTGCCGGGTCCCGTCCCTTGGGAAGGGCAGCCGATCCGGGGTTGAGGAAGATGGTCCCCTCCTCCCGGACAATGGACGATACGTGAGTGTGTCCGTAAATCACAAGGTCCGCCCTGCAGCGGAGACCAAGCTCTCTCAGGGGCTGAAAGGGGGCCCCGTGCCCCGCCAGGATGAGCTTTGAATTCCACCAGGCGGTAGCGTATGGGGCCAGGACCGGCCAGCCGAGAAGAGCTTCGTCGCCTGGGCGGTCGCAGTTTCCCCGTGAGATTATAACAGGAAAGGGAGCGTTCCGAATCATCTCCTCCAGCCCGGTGGCGATTTCCCCAAGCACGTCTCCGCAGTGGAATACGCCATCTGCTTGCCCCCACTGAACGAGGGCGTTCCGCCAGGCTTCTTCATGACCGTGAGTGTCGGAAATGACGCCGAGTCTTCCGTTCATTCTCCTCCGGACCTCCCTTTTTGCTGTTCCCGGGAGGAAGACTGAGATACAATACTGGTACGAATCCCCGTGCTTTTGCCCTGTATTGTACCATTTCCCCTTTCGGGGAGGAAACGTATCCCATTGACTGAAAGGAAGCGACGGCATGAACGAACATGACCTTTTTGAAGAGATGAAAAAGCTTCTGGACTCTGAAGGACTCGTAACGGCGCGGCTTGTGGAATCCGT
The DNA window shown above is from Aminivibrio pyruvatiphilus and carries:
- a CDS encoding PHP domain-containing protein, which gives rise to MILIDLHLHSTFSDGSLTPEQLAAQGKNRGISVMSLTDHDTTAGLPSFMAACSRLNVRAVAGVELSADYPSTMHILGYRFDYTHPRLAETLESVRKARDWRNEEMCRNLRKLGFDITLEEVEAEAAGDVVARPHMAKVMVRKGYVQDVGAAFSRYLGNSGPAYAHRERLSPEDCISLIREAGGVAVLAHPVQTAESYAEIRLIAGKLKEWGLWGLECISAKHTAEQIFQYLSIASGLGLFPTAGSDYHGSAVLSSAIGIPVPEDLLPWARLGVTL
- a CDS encoding chemotaxis protein CheW; translation: MQTLKNDGNLQQKDLESRGREHITLVFSLRDEAFGLDVNYVREIVRVPPFITRVPNSPGYIRGVINLRGSIVPVFDMELKIGMVQKELTDEARIVVVSWNEILFGIIVDSVREVCTIYDAQIESAAQINTSMDRKYILGVAKHEDGRLIVLLDLAVLFEIDSILDEEASGS
- a CDS encoding YfcE family phosphodiesterase, with protein sequence MNGRLGVISDTHGHEEAWRNALVQWGQADGVFHCGDVLGEIATGLEEMIRNAPFPVIISRGNCDRPGDEALLGWPVLAPYATAWWNSKLILAGHGAPFQPLRELGLRCRADLVIYGHTHVSSIVREEGTIFLNPGSAALPKGRDPASAAVLDRSGIRIFVLENGETLHHEPWI